Within the Epinephelus lanceolatus isolate andai-2023 chromosome 22, ASM4190304v1, whole genome shotgun sequence genome, the region GATCAAATAGAGTtcccaaagtgctttacataaacaCAGAGTCAAAGTCCAGTTAAGCCAAAGTAATAAAACTCCAAGAGTAAGAAAACAATAACTGATATCCAAAAATGTATAAGAACATACATCAGACTGTTCTCACAAACTGCTTGTACattttcctacgaaaagtaatgcacccaaatttgttCATATCCCACCATGTTTTGGAAATGCTGCAATAACGTGACCAGTGCACTGACAGCAGTTAACAAGGAGGCAGTCCCAAGCacgcttgtaaggaggcagattGGAGTGGTGGAGGGGtcacaaaaaacagacatttaccTGTTACTTTCCCATGGTGTCACATGTGTACTTTGAATGAATTTTGAGGTCTTTCAAGGTACGTCTTCACCATATTTgatcctaaacctaaccactgtAACTTCTACTGGCTAAACCTAACATCCCAAACTTAATGTTAACAACGTAACTGTGCGTTAAGGACGCAACATAATAAGCGGGGCGCTAATTCATAGGAACCATACGAACAGTTATATGAGAATATGTTGCACACATAGACACTAACATACACAAATAATCTAAGCATgtatacaaaaatacatttgtgcaATGATCAATGCACAAGTAGAAAACCACATACACTAAAATACACGTTTATAAACCCCTGATCAGATACCATGCACATTTAgattaacacacaaacacatacagtatcaTTATGAATTCTAAACCTTTCACAGCTATTCATGTATttactttgcatttttaatgtataaaACAGTTTCTCTTTCACAAACAGTCAATCTAATTCTATATTGGACAGTATCACAGTTTACAAAGAATGCTGAAGAAACTGTTTGAATCATACTCACATTTTACTGACATCCAACTCTCTGGTGACGTCAAACTCTGCAAACCTTGTGGTGAATCTTTTCCTTTACATTTATAAAAGCCTTCATCAGACTTTGACACTGCAGAGATAGTCAGCTCCCCTCCAGTAACATTTTGGATGAGTTTGTCATTTTTGTAGAAATCCACATTATAAGGAACTTTTTCTGTCCTCAATTTGCAGCCAAGAGTGACAGAATCTCCCTCAGTAACAGGATGGACAGGGCTCACCAGGATAATATCACCGTCTGTAAAAAGATTAAAGAATACAAAGATTTGGTTGCAGAGATCAGCTGGTGCAGGTTAAACAAGCTGATGtaacattatgaaaataaatgtctgaATTAATTTTACAGCTGCATACAGTAACTGAGAAATCCCTGTCTTACTGTAAATGTATCTTTCTGTCATCAAACCAACAAAAAGATTATAGTAATTGTTTCAGTGTTGCTCACTGATGTACTGTAATACAGTAATTTAAGTGCAGATCACCCTTAAAGGtctggtgtgtaggatttagtggaatCCAGCGGTGAGGTTATcagactgaaacttctccctttGACCAAGCCTGTAGGAGAACTACTGTGgccgtatgtagatataaacagctcattctaaggtaacgaaaacacaatgactctTTTTTCAGATGATAATAAACCAattaaaacatagttatgaatactatacaccatttctgccaatagatgcccctaaatcctacacactggacctttaaaccagTCCTTTCATTTCAGCTGCTGGTGACTGGGGATGTGACAGTATAAAATTAATCGTAGATGATTATTGTCATAAAGGTGTCAATGAGCAATAAAATCCATCTGACAATATCTTggaaaatattaagaaatgatACTTGAATGAACTAAAGCTGATGAGCTCTTTTAAAGGTCGTCGAGTTTCACTCATTTTGAAAATCAGTTTGTATAATGTTAGTCACCTTCACATTTTCAAAACGATGTAACAGAATGTTAAAATACTTCAGAAACAAAATCTTTTAAATGAATTAAGACTCACACTGTATAGTGATGTTGACTGCATTGCTGAACTGTCCTGTTTCAGACTCACACCAGTAGACTCCACTCTGCCAGTCACGGTCCATGTTACATCTGGATCCAGTCATGGTCCcccaggaagaagaagaagaagaacagtgtCTCGGGTAGCCATCCACAGAAAACCTGCTCACTCTCCACTCAGTAGAGTTTCCCTCACAGCTCAGTGACACAGGCTCTCTGCTGAAGTGTTGCATTCTGTCAGGACTCACTGTGAGAGACGCTGCTGAATGAGAatctaaaaacacataaaaagcagacaaagaATGAAACATTTAAAAGGCCATACTGTCAACAATCATTTGATTTCCTTGTTGGTTTTAATCTGTTTAAATGCTGGAGTATAGACACAAAGGATCACACCAGTACAGGTATATGATGAAATTTAAAATACCTCCATGGAAACAGTTCTTCAGGTTTAATGTGGATTTAATCATTTTGTTATTTCAGGCTACAACACACTAATACAAGGGTGCATACATTGAACTACAGCTCTCTGGGTACATAACCTCCATATTTATCCCAAAACatgaagagaggaagaagagagctAGCATGAAAAGTGAGTATATAACTGAtgtctaaaatacattttggagAGAATTGTTGGATGTTAAAGTACCACAGTAAAGTACCATTATGTAGAAGTAGCAACACCAGAACAGACAAATACCCCATTACAACTAAAAGACCTGTATTTAAAGGTTtgagggacagagagaaggaaacaAGCAAACATAAACTGACGGAGGTAAGAAAATacgtgaaaataaaaacaagaaaaaagaaaagaggaaagggaCGCTGAAGAAATGAATtcaaggaaagaaaagagaatcTCGACCTTTTCGCTACAGTACAGTAAGTACTCAAAATGTAATGTAGTAGTCTTATGAGATTGGGTTATGGATTTCAATAGTTTAAGGTTTGAACAAATGTGCACAATgatgtgtaaaaataaaaaggaagtaATGAGATGCACTCATTTTAAAATTCAGTCCAGCAAAAGAAtctgacaacaaaaacatcagtaGTTTGAAAAACTAAACTATTGACCTGATGCTGGTGTGAGGGAAAGGTCACAACAAGTGCATTTATACAATCATCTGAGCATGGAAAAGTCAAAACAAACCTACCTCCAGACCAGACAAACTTAGGTTGACTGTAATGAGTATAATACACTGGATCTCCTCTTCCAGCTCTGCACACatatcctgctgtgtgtgtctgtccatcaaCAATGTAGGAATCCTGTTCAGTCCCATGGATGCTGCCAGGTATCAGCTCATAGCTGTAGGAGTTGTCTGACAGTTTGGGAACAGCCTTATACCAGAAGAACCTCCATCCTGCAGATGGATGTTCAACACTGCAGTTCAGAGTTACTGAGGCTCCAGGACTCAGCCATAAtggagacacagtgaggacaagCTGAGGTTTATCTGTTGGAAAGTGATTTCACAGAATGAAGACATGTTATAATTTGTTGTTGGTAGATGACATCCACGACTTgtattcaaattcaaatataaaggTGCACTGTCTGAAAATACAGGGAACaataatttcttttttacattcagCAAAATAAAGATGACGACTGATGACATGTGACTTACAATCAGATACTCTCAATGTGAAAGCATCACTCCACTCTGTTGAAGACTTTTCATGTTTCAGTGTGCCCACACACCTGTAGTCTCCGTTGTATGATGGCAACACATTTCTAatcatgttttccttttgtttttcaggtCTGTATGAGCGGGGTGTCGTCCATTCATACTCCCACTCAGCGTCTCCTCCATCCTCAATTTCACATGTAAGTGTGATCGTCTCCAGATAGTATATCTCAGGCCAGTTGGGTCGCAGGGTCACAACAGCTCTGTTTGTGACTGTTCATGATCAAGAGGCCACAAATACACAGATTAGAAAAGATTAAacatcaaactcattttagtgttAGTCTTAATCCTCATTCAAAAATACACAGTGtattattttctgcattttataTTCCATATCATATTACCGACTGGATTACTGTACTCTGTGTAGTAAAGTggatctcctcttcctcctctgcaccAGTAGAGTCCTCCCTGTGAGACACTGATTGTGTCATTTGAGAGGAAGACAACATCTTGTGTGGTCAGAGGTTCAGAGGTTTTTTTGCCTCTGTACCAGAAGTATTTCCaaccagatgatgatgatgatgatgatgatgatgggctCACAGAGCAGGTCAGCATCACACTGCCCCCTGATGGAAAGTATCTGCTCAGTCTGGCCTTTGGTTGTGCTGTTTAATTTAGACAAAGACATAAAAGTGGTCATTATTTCCCTGTGAATCAGTCCAGTTTGaaagataatgaaaatgaataatatAATCTCATCCAGCATTCTTGGTGGTGCTACGACTTAGtgtagaaaatacagaaaatagtaAATCACTTAAATCAGTGTTTATTATTTAAGTATCGTAAACTGATGGAAATCAGTTGCAACAATGCTTCTGTTAAACATTTATTAACCACTAAAGTTGTTGCTTAAATTAACCTAAAGTGGATTAAAGtgagcacaaacacacttcTAAGAATGAACGACAATTTAAACACAGCTTTCTCTTTTTCCCTTTGTTAAGTGTCCACTGTGTCTGAGATAATGCAGAGAAATCATCACTCCACTTCACTCTGGAAATGCTAAAGTACATGCCTGCTGCTCTTTATCGCAAAATGCCCTTAAATTTTGAGACTCTAGTATGAAAACTACTTACGTTCCATTTTGAGTTTTACTGGTTCAGATTCTTCGTCCTCAAATTTACACATGTAAGAGCTCCCATCTGAAATGACTTGAACTGTGTTTTCTGAAGACATCGCTGACTGATGGTTTGTGTCTGTTTCAATAGGTGATCCGTCTTTGTAGAAAACAGCATTCTTCTCCTTTGTCTGAGTACGATGTCGACAGCGCAGGGTCACTGattctccttcaaacacagtGGATGCAGGACTTTCCAGGATCACATCTTTGTCTGTGGAACACAGGTCAGTAGGTGTTTCATTAAATCATCTCAACAAATGAACATATCAGTCATATGAAGATCTTGTTTGAGTCGTAGGGGACAAATTCTTGACCATCCCTGTGGATTGTGTAATAACAGTTAGAGTCTTTTTCTCAATCTAAAACTTTTTAAACAAGATTAACAACATTCATACATTATATATTGGCACTTTGCCAAACAGGGTGATCATATCAACATGGCTGATAAAcataaatgaatacataaagTAATGCTTGTAGTGAACTTGGTCATGGTGGTAAAATGTATCACTTACCTGATACAGTTAGAGAAACTTTATTACTTTCTTTTCTTGAATATGGTGAGCGCTTGTGATCACCAATGCACTGGTATTCACCACTGTCGTCTGTCGACAGAGATTGTGATGTATATCTCTTATCGGGGTTGAAGGGGAGAAATTCTTGATGATCCCTCTTGATTTTGTAATACCAGTCGGTGTCTTCTCCTTCCCTCATGTCACATATGAAGGTAACAGACTCTCCGGTAAATAAAGTGGACCAGTTTGGTTCAATGGTCAGCACAGCATCTATAAAACCAAcataaacattgtgttttctttattgtattAATTAAACACTGCcgaaacagaacacacagaaaatggtgaaaagtgATGCAGTTGTTGAATATTTGTCTCGAGTGAATATATAAACAAGAAGAAGTATAATTACCTTGAGCATGTCCACAGTAGAGGAGTAAATTCAGTGCTGAGATAAAAATTGGAACTTCATCAGACATTATCAAACTTACAGGAATGATCATTTCTTTCATTAATGGCAACAATTCTTTCAAAGTCACTGATGTACTCACAGAAAACCCCCAGCACACAGAGCAGAGTGTGCCCCATCTTCACACTCACGACTgttactctgcctctgagaaATGCTTCTACGCTGTGTAAAGAAAAAGCTCAGAACGTGTGAATCATATGATGAAAGATCAGAAACTGTGGGATGACAGAAGATGCATTACACATAAATACTGGACAGGAAGTTTTCTCTCACTTCTTCCTCtgaatcattgcattctgtacTTCCTTCCCTTTTACACGAAGCTCACCCAACCAGACTGGCTTCACCATGGCATATTTTAATGTTAGTTTTTGTTGGACTTTATTTGTTGTGACCCACACAAGACAATCTACTAATCGATTTGCAAATACACAGAACTTACTCTGTGGACatgtactttaatttcacagaaaaaTGTTACAGGTTTTATGAGGTTtcacattcagtgaatgtagagtctgtaggcaaaccctggagatcttgcctctggaagaagagcggaagagccctggtttccgtatgtggtccgcgtgatattgatcagtcacgtttgagccgggtgcagttgttgccaggttaaacggtccatgcggtgaactaacgaggcggaacataattggcgtcactgcaaactctgaatccatcgcaatggttcagcatatttacttatatataaacggaagtcggaaatggaaattcgcctcctccgcccaaatcaaaccggaatgccaaaaaaccGGGGTTCtgccccagaggctgtatcgccatctgctGAAAgtcagacggcgatacagccaatgggttccAAGAATGTGGCTAACATAACTAATGCTTagtatgcttttattttgattgattgatcggGGCAGCGTTCAGTCAAAAATGGTGGCTGCGCTGTAAGTGCTCCCTCTTGTGGCTGTCAATTATCAGTGTCATCTCTTGTCATTGTAACCTGTTTGGTCCAGTGGCGGTAACAGCTGATGGTGCTGATGAGAAGACGGGAAGAAAGAATCATGTAGCAGAGACACACCAGTGACATCATCTCTTTCAAAGCATTTAACCTTGATGTTACTGTCACGAGGATAGTgatcattttcattatcagGCCAACTGTCAAGAACGTTAACTGATCACCTGACAGAGGTAAATGTAGGCTACTAAAGGGACTGATAATTCCATCTGTCGTGTAAATTACTAATTATTGTGACATTTATCAATACATGCCCTATATCACTCCTAGCCATGCCTTACACAGCACTGCACCCACCCCAAAACAGTTACAGTTAGCTAACACCTCAGTTTGACCCCCTAAGCATATTCAATCAGTGTATCAACAAAGTAGTGGTGGTGGAAATGAACAAAGTACATTACGACTTAGGTCCTGTACTTAAGTATCATTttgatgtacttgtactttacttgagaaTAACtcgttcatcaagatctgatgtgtgatttaagtgtgcTTTAAGATTTGCAGACTAGAGATACAagttttctctcagtgtttAAGATTGTGAAATCAAATGTAGCCGTCCCCTTTCTCATATTTTTATAAACCAACACCACCAGAGATAGTTGCAGTCAACACCACAGAGACAGCAGATTTTATTGCTATGTTTATAATCATATGCATTTTACCTTCCAGGTTAACTACatgatattttaaatgcacaGCTACCCTGAAGACAATATTTCTAAAGTAATCTGTTGCTGTGTGCAGAACGTTGTGGTGTTAATGGGATGATGTCGTTGTCTAAATGTGTATGCAGCAACACATTTTGTAGGTGTGAAAAGGAAGTGAAGGAGGGTTTAATGACCTCATACTGACAGGCAGTGCTTTGGTCGGCTTTTTCTCCGGCTCTAGTTGGagacataacattttaaaaaagcaacatttggtgattgatgttttattttatgatgtttatggcaaagtcaaagaaaacaatgtttaaatTCTGGACAGAGTGCCCAGGAGacaatttatatttaattaatgTTCATTtagtcacttcctgtgtgtgtgtgtgtgtgtgtgtgtgtgtgtgtgtgagattgaaCGATGCATCACAGACTCTACTGGTGCAAAAGTTAATTTTCACaatcatgtcattttctatttaTGTTTACATGCGGCCCTTCTTTTAACATCCTTCTCTGAGCTTTATTGTGACAACTATCTGATCTCAGCTGTTGAGACAGTTGTATTTTCTGATTAAATGAGCATTGCATTGTACCctgtggtttttgtttgtttatttcttaaTGGTCATAAAAAATCTTCCAAAACATGAAATCATCCTGATCTAAAAGTATTTTTACACCCACAACTCTGATAATACTGTAAATAGGGATTATTTCACTATAGTTCAGTTGATCATTTCCATCATTGCTCTCTGTgtagaaacagaacacacaactatgaaaaatgcaaaatgccCAACAATTATCTGTTATAATTATGAACTACTTAGTGCAATACTAGTGTTGTCTAAAATGCTGTGACCGTGTGACGTCCCTGCATGCTACCTGCAGAGGTTGGGCAGGAAGTGTGGGACTGTCACCATGTTTGCAGCATGTAGTTGCTGCagtttactgtgtgtgtactgagttTTGTTGAGTAATAATGCAGTTGGACATGCAGGGTTTGGAGGTGTATGTGATATTAAATCCACATTAAACCTGAAGGATTGTTTCCATGTGTGTGATCCTTTGTGTCTATACTCCAGCATTTAAACAGATTAAAATCAACAAGGAAATCAAATGATTGTTGACTTTATGGCCTTTTTCGTTTTTTAATGCTTTGTctgctttttatgtgttttttagaTTCTTGTTCAGCAGCATCTCTCACAGTGAGTCCTGACAGACTCCGTGTGTATCAACAAACTCAACGAGACAGACAATGGCAGCTATCAAGTTTCAGTCACTGATGGGGATTATGTTGACTCAGTGGAGAAACACATACTGATTGTGGAAGGTAAGATCTGAATGCTTCTTTGTCTTTAGCCAGTGTATGGGTCTTCTTGGTCTGCAGATTTCATTGTTAAGGTTATTATGGCAGTCCTTATGATACATGTTTCTTTAACTTGCAGTATTTAGTGCAAGACCGCCTTCAAGATTTTCTCAAACCTTTCATGACATCAGACACCCCTTTAAATGCATACACCACATGTTTTCATTGTGACTTCAAAAAAGTTCTATCGTCCAGtttacaaataaaatcacatacACTGTACATTGTTACACAGTTGGCATCTGCCATTGTACAtctctgtttatttttaaataatatgtGGAAGTTAAAGTCTCTTTTGCCTATGAATCTTTGATAAAGACCACGTGGCTTGAACCTTCATGTAAATTTTGTGTTACCAGAACCGGCTGCTGACATAGAAAGTTTAGACAAAGCCTAGGTATGCTGGGATACTGTAGGGGCACTCAATGGCTAGGGAAATAAATTTATGAAAAAATTTCTTAAACCATTCAGTTacacatgcatatgtgtgttgTGGAGGCTTTATCTGAGTCCTGTGTTGGTACAAATTTATTGATGTTGTTATTCCTACTAGTTGCCACCAGAGGGTGCCAACAAATCACCCAATGCCTCAATCTGTCTGTTTGGGTGGGTGTTGCAGAAACTGCTCCTACACCCAGTGGCGGTTCTTGCCATAGGCGATATAGGCGGCCGCCTAGGGCACCATCCCAAGGGGGGCGCCAAAATTGCACCTgttacaacagcaacaacaaaaagtttcagtgtgtcatcacagtCTGTTGGCGTCTGCCACAGTCCACCCACCTGTCAGCCACAAAGCTATTGGAATAAAGAGTACACCCACCTTCTCCTCTGTAACCCACTCATCTACCTattagtacacccacctcatcagctatcactacactactgagaggagtgtatgtggagagaaataaaataaaacacaacaacaacaacaacaacagcagtaaATCCGTGTTGAaatcaggaggagagctagttatcaTTACCTCTGAGCAGCCGGTGGCCACAATGGACAGCTCCATTGATTTACATTGTGGTGCCTTCAccctctattcagtaaaaaatactatttGGCGAAGGTACATTACaacattctcatgatgtgttcagtgtaatcttgtaaaatgtagcttttggagagaaacttgaataaatccagctgtttgaaggagaaatttgttgatgttttcacagcaatataaaaaagaaattagagagggaattacgGCATATTATAAAAAGTTTTTTGTCACACTTACACTAACCAGAGAGCAGAGGTAACACAGCAGTTTTTGCAGTAGAACCTTATAAATGAACAAGATACAATGCTGCTCCCTTCTGTTTGTTAAGGAGGACCATCCCACCTTTTCATAGAAGATGCAATGGAGTGTGAGAAATGTACCACCTATGATGAAGTGCAGCGCTTTGTGAATCACAGAGTCAAGAGGCTTTAAGGTGGAGGAAGAAGCATGCATATATACAATATTTCCGTAATCAGGAGCAGACGTGACTGCAGATTAAAAAATAGTATTTCAATGAGCAGGAGAAAAACAAGATTTGTTTCTATACAAAAATCTAATTTTGACCTtgtatgtattattattatgttttttgttttttttttagaaaaaattgtcttacaccccttaaaatcaagaaggcctcCAAACCCCCTGTGAAGTTTTGGTGACCCTTAGTGGGTGTCAGGACTCCCAGGTTGGAAACCTGTGACCTAGAGAACATAAGCTTGTTTTAAATGTACCAGAATTTAAAAGAAGCTCATGTTTGATGAGAGAGATCTGAAATATATCAGAGCAGTGTGTAGATTTTCCATGGCCTGATTAAGAGAAGAGCCGCTGACACATAAAAgcatgtcatctgcataaaaatgtgcACGTTTTTAGATTTCTATCAAAGAAACATACACCTAACAAAAGCATGACTTTACTGGATCACTACAATCAGAGAgaagacaaacaaataaactgcTTATGTACAGGAAATCATTTAAgaacaattaaaaacactggCGACAGCAAACTATTGGAACAAAAGTTTATTGATACATGAAATGGTCAACCATACTTTTAACAATACAGAAGCTATTTATAGTATACAGAAGATATTTTGGaagatttttaatgacagttaagaaataaacaaacaaaaatcatagCGTACAATGTAATGCTGATTTAATCAGAAAATACAACTGTCTCAACAGTTTAGATCACATAGTTGTCACAATAAAGCTCAGAGAAGAATATTAAAAGAAGGGCtgcatgtaaaaataaaaagaaaatgacatgaTTGTGAAAACAGCGTAGGAATGGAGTCTTGTATGACAAGTGCATTACATTTTGAGCTACAAACCATCAATGTCTCatgattaatatttattttatatatatataaaaaatatatatttattttatttattagttaACATTTTTAACTTAAAACATGGTAAATTGAGAATGCCACCACTATACAGATCTGGAAAATAAACAGATTCTTACTTCAATATGTACCGTAGTGAAAGCATGCATATATACAATATCACCATAATCAAGAGCAGACGTGACTGTAGATTAAACAATGGTGTTTTGACTAGCTAGGAGAAAAACAAGATTTGTTTCTATACAGAAATCCAATTTTGACCTTCAGTTTGCTTGATAGTTGTTCTACATGGGTTTTAAAAGTGAGTCTAGTATCCAGGCAGAGGCccaaatatttataatattttacaATTTCAATTGCAAACATCTCAAACTTCTGCTGTTATTTGGAACAAACTGCATCTGAAGTTGTCTACAGGagctttaaaaaatgaagtGGCTGTAAATTGTAAGAGGCAATACAACAGATAAATATtccacagaaacacaacaaattatttgaatgtatatatatgtatatatgtgtgtgtgtgtgtgtgtgtatgtatatgtgtatatatatatatatatatatatatatatatatatatacatacagtacaggccaaaagtttggacacaccttctcattcaatgcgttttctttattttcatgactatttacattgtagattctcactgaaggcatcaaaactatgaatgaacacatgtggagttatgtacttaacaaaaaaaggtgaaataactgaaaacatgttttatattctagtttcttcaaaatagccaccctttgctctgattactgctttgcacactcttggcattctctccatgagcttcaagaggtagtcacctgaaatggtttccacttcacaggtgtgccttatcagggttaattagtggaatttcttgctttatcaatggggttgggaccatcagttgtgttgtgcagaagtcaggttaatacacagccgacagccctattggacaactgttaaaattcatattatggcaagaaccaatcagctaactaaagaaaaacgagtggccatcattactttaagaaatgaaggtcagtcagtccggaaaattgcaaaaactttaaatgtgtccccaagtggagtcgcaaaaaccatcaagcgctacaacgaaactggcacacatgaggaccgacccaggaaaggaagaccaagagtcacctctgcttctgaggataagttcatccgagtcaccagcctcagaaatcgcaagttaacagcagctcagatcagagaccagatgaatgccacacagagttctagcagcagacccatctctagaacaactgttaagaggagactgcgccaatcaggccttcatggtcaaatagctgctaggaaaccactgctaaggagaggcaacaagcagaagagatttgtttgggccaagaaacacaaggaatggacattagaccagtggaaatctgtgctttggtctgatgagtccaaatttgagatctttggttccaaccgccgtgtctttgtgagacgcagaaaaggtgaacggatggattccacatgcctggttcccactgtgaagcatggaggaggaggtgtgatggtgtgggggtgttttgctggtgacactgttggggatttattcaaaattgaaggcacactgaaccagcatggctaccacagcatcctgcagcgacatgccatcccatccggtttgtgtttagttggacgatcatttatttttcaacaggacaatgaccccaaacacacctccaggctgtgtaagggctatttgaccaagaaggagagtgatggagtgctgcggcagatgacctggcctccacagtcaccggacctgaacccaatccagatggtttggggtgagctggaccgcagag harbors:
- the LOC117246287 gene encoding Fc receptor-like protein 5 isoform X6; translation: MGHTLLCVLGVFSLNLLLYCGHAQDAVLTIEPNWSTLFTGESVTFICDMREGEDTDWYYKIKRDHQEFLPFNPDKRYTSQSLSTDDSGEYQCIGDHKRSPYSRKESNKVSLTVSDKDVILESPASTVFEGESVTLRCRHRTQTKEKNAVFYKDGSPIETDTNHQSAMSSENTVQVISDGSSYMCKFEDEESEPVKLKMEPQPKARLSRYFPSGGSVMLTCSVSPSSSSSSSSSGWKYFWYRGKKTSEPLTTQDVVFLSNDTISVSQGGLYWCRGGRGDPLYYTEYSNPVVTNRAVVTLRPNWPEIYYLETITLTCEIEDGGDAEWEYEWTTPRSYRPEKQKENMIRNVLPSYNGDYRCVGTLKHEKSSTEWSDAFTLRVSDYKPQLVLTVSPLWLSPGASVTLNCSVEHPSAGWRFFWYKAVPKLSDNSYSYELIPGSIHGTEQDSYIVDGQTHTAGYVCRAGRGDPVYYTHYSQPKFVWSGDSHSAASLTVSPDRMQHFSREPVSLSCEGNSTEWRVSRFSVDGYPRHCSSSSSSWGTMTGSRCNMDRDWQSGVYWCESETGQFSNAVNITIQYGDIILVSPVHPVTEGDSVTLGCKLRTEKVPYNVDFYKNDKLIQNVTGGELTISAVSKSDEGFYKCKGKDSPQGLQSLTSPESWMSVKSPRLEGSSPFPVLLIVGPVCGVLLILLLLLFLYLYRKSKDSCFMRSQSSSRGPATDHMINQDETQLKEYAPPLHGESNDVTYSVVELKNITKKGNKKEKPEENAVYSDVKIRSATDDNVMYAQVNFHSKAKRDKDQ
- the LOC117246287 gene encoding Fc receptor-like protein 5 isoform X5, whose amino-acid sequence is MGHTLLCVLGVFSLNLLLYCGHAQDAVLTIEPNWSTLFTGESVTFICDMREGEDTDWYYKIKRDHQEFLPFNPDKRYTSQSLSTDDSGEYQCIGDHKRSPYSRKESNKVSLTVSDKDVILESPASTVFEGESVTLRCRHRTQTKEKNAVFYKDGSPIETDTNHQSAMSSENTVQVISDGSSYMCKFEDEESEPVKLKMEPQPKARLSRYFPSGGSVMLTCSVSPSSSSSSSSSGWKYFWYRGKKTSEPLTTQDVVFLSNDTISVSQGGLYWCRGGRGDPLYYTEYSNPVVTNRAVVTLRPNWPEIYYLETITLTCEIEDGGDAEWEYEWTTPRSYRPEKQKENMIRNVLPSYNGDYRCVGTLKHEKSSTEWSDAFTLRVSDYKPQLVLTVSPLWLSPGASVTLNCSVEHPSAGWRFFWYKAVPKLSDNSYSYELIPGSIHGTEQDSYIVDGQTHTAGYVCRAGRGDPVYYTHYSQPKFVWSGDSHSAASLTVSPDRMQHFSREPVSLSCEGNSTEWRVSRFSVDGYPRHCSSSSSSWGTMTGSRCNMDRDWQSGVYWCESETGQFSNAVNITIQYGDIILVSPVHPVTEGDSVTLGCKLRTEKVPYNVDFYKNDKLIQNVTGGELTISAVSKSDEGFYKCKGKDSPQGLQSLTSPESWMSVKSAPRLEGSSPFPVLLIVGPVCGVLLILLLLLFLYLYRKSKDSCFMRSQSSSRGPATDHMINQDETQLKEYAPPLHGESNDVTYSVVELKNITKKGNKKEKPEENAVYSDVKIRSATDDNVMYAQVNFHSKAKRDKDQ
- the LOC117246287 gene encoding Fc receptor-like protein 5 isoform X4 → MGHTLLCVLGVFSLNLLLYCGHAQDAVLTIEPNWSTLFTGESVTFICDMREGEDTDWYYKIKRDHQEFLPFNPDKRYTSQSLSTDDSGEYQCIGDHKRSPYSRKESNKVSLTVSDKDVILESPASTVFEGESVTLRCRHRTQTKEKNAVFYKDGSPIETDTNHQSAMSSENTVQVISDGSSYMCKFEDEESEPVKLKMEPQPKARLSRYFPSGGSVMLTCSVSPSSSSSSSSSGWKYFWYRGKKTSEPLTTQDVVFLSNDTISVSQGGLYWCRGGRGDPLYYTEYSNPVVTNRAVVTLRPNWPEIYYLETITLTCEIEDGGDAEWEYEWTTPRSYRPEKQKENMIRNVLPSYNGDYRCVGTLKHEKSSTEWSDAFTLRVSDYKPQLVLTVSPLWLSPGASVTLNCSVEHPSAGWRFFWYKAVPKLSDNSYSYELIPGSIHGTEQDSYIVDGQTHTAGYVCRAGRGDPVYYTHYSQPKFVWSGDSHSAASLTVSPDRMQHFSREPVSLSCEGNSTEWRVSRFSVDGYPRHCSSSSSSWGTMTGSRCNMDRDWQSGVYWCESETGQFSNAVNITIQYKPQPVLTVSPLWLSPGASVTLNCSVKHPSAGWRFFWYKAVPRLSDNSYSYELIPGSINGTKQDSYIVDGQTHTAGYVCRAGRGDPVYYTYYSQPKFVWSGDSHSAASLTVSPDRMQHFSREPVSLSCEGNSAEWRVSRFSVDGYPRHCSSSSSSSSSSSSSSSWGNMTGSRCNMDRYWQSGVYWCESETGQFSNAVNITIQYKPQPDLTVSPLWLSPGASVTLNCSVKHPSAGWRFFWYKAVPRPSNNSFYSFQRLPGSIHGTEQDSYIVHGQTHTTGYVCRAGRGDPVYYTLYSRPKFVWSGDFHSAGSLTVSPDRVQHFTSDSLSLSCEGNSTEWRVRRFSKFGYLTHCFSWGTVNGNTCNIRSSQNIDGVYWCESHTGQFSNAVNITESTASRPEQSSPFPVLLIVGLVGGVSLILLLLLFVCRYTKSKDSCFMRSQSTNQSPAPDHMINQAETQCRDYASLLHGDVCLYETIRDSEKPEHGRNNEPEEHEYSNVTTGSAADQ